Proteins encoded by one window of Anaeromyxobacter sp.:
- a CDS encoding sigma-54-dependent Fis family transcriptional regulator, translated as MAADHGLPLLRVLVVDDERNIRATLALCLEGLGCQVTQASTSGAAVEALRHAPFDLCFLDLRLGQESGLDLLPRLLAERPGLDVVVVTAYATYDTAVEAVKRGAADYVPKPFSPDQIRLLVTRLSARRTEAARRSDLEARLGEAAPEVALDTASPRMQVVLDVVLRAAASGAPVLLGGESGTGKGVLARALHAASPRRARPFVTVNCPTLTGELLASELFGHAKGAFTGAVRDQPGRVEAAEGGTVFLDEIAEITPPLQAKLLRFLQDKVFERVGETRTRTADVRIVAATNRALAEEVAAGRFREDLLYRLNVVEVTVPPLRERPEDVLPLARRFLAFFAAGAGRPVPELAEAAARALLAHRWPGNVRELRNVMERAVILSPARVLDLAALPERLRAQVAEVPVLGGPFTVEAIEQEHLLRVLATAPTMEEAARTLGIDTSTLWRKRKKLGR; from the coding sequence ATGGCTGCCGACCACGGCCTCCCCCTCCTGCGCGTCCTGGTGGTGGACGACGAGCGGAACATCCGCGCCACCCTGGCCCTCTGCCTGGAGGGGCTGGGCTGCCAGGTGACCCAGGCCTCGACCAGCGGGGCCGCCGTCGAGGCGCTGCGCCACGCCCCCTTCGATCTCTGCTTCCTGGACCTCCGGCTCGGGCAGGAGAGCGGCCTCGACCTGCTGCCGCGGCTGCTGGCCGAGCGGCCTGGGCTCGACGTGGTGGTGGTGACCGCCTACGCCACCTACGACACGGCGGTGGAGGCCGTGAAGCGGGGCGCCGCGGACTACGTGCCCAAGCCCTTCTCCCCCGACCAGATCCGGCTGCTGGTGACCCGGCTCTCGGCCAGGCGCACCGAGGCGGCCCGCCGCTCCGACCTCGAGGCCCGCCTCGGCGAGGCGGCGCCGGAGGTGGCGCTCGACACCGCCTCCCCGCGCATGCAGGTGGTGCTGGACGTGGTGCTGCGCGCCGCCGCCTCGGGGGCCCCGGTGCTGCTCGGCGGTGAGAGCGGCACCGGCAAGGGGGTGCTGGCGCGGGCGCTGCACGCCGCCTCGCCCCGGCGGGCCCGCCCCTTCGTCACCGTCAACTGCCCGACCCTCACCGGCGAGCTCCTGGCCAGCGAGCTCTTCGGCCACGCCAAGGGGGCCTTCACCGGCGCGGTCCGCGACCAGCCGGGCCGGGTGGAGGCGGCCGAGGGGGGCACGGTCTTCCTCGACGAGATCGCCGAGATCACGCCGCCGCTGCAAGCCAAGCTGCTCCGCTTCCTCCAGGACAAGGTGTTCGAGCGGGTCGGCGAGACCAGGACCCGCACCGCCGACGTCCGCATCGTGGCGGCCACCAACCGCGCGCTCGCCGAGGAGGTGGCGGCTGGCCGCTTCCGCGAGGACCTGCTCTACCGGCTCAACGTGGTGGAGGTGACGGTGCCGCCGCTGCGGGAGCGGCCCGAGGACGTGCTGCCGCTGGCGCGCCGCTTCCTGGCCTTCTTCGCCGCCGGGGCCGGCCGCCCCGTGCCGGAGCTGGCCGAGGCGGCGGCGCGGGCGCTGCTGGCCCACCGCTGGCCAGGCAACGTGCGCGAGCTCCGCAACGTGATGGAGCGCGCCGTCATCCTCTCGCCGGCCCGGGTGCTCGACCTGGCGGCCCTGCCGGAGCGGCTGCGGGCCCAGGTGGCCGAGGTGCCGGTGCTGGGCGGCCCCTTCACGGTCGAGGCCATCGAGCAGGAGCACCTGCTGCGGGTGCTGGCCACCGCGCCGACCATGGAGGAGGCGGCCCGCACCCTGGGGATCGACACCTCCACCCTCTGGCGCAAGCGCAAGAAGCTGGGGCGGTAG
- a CDS encoding HAMP domain-containing protein, with the protein MTLKAKLLGAHAVLAVALALVGLIAIGSVRTLGHATDEILKDNYRSVLAAQRMKEAAERLDRAALFRVADRPDRADEQVAPNRATFEAELAVQQGNVTERGEADATARLRQAWDAYREASLRFEGLAGRPALEAAYFDDMEPRFQGVKAAAQEVLDLNQDAMVRRSERARAQARNLIALVVAATLGGLLAGTLLASGLTARIVRPVTVLALAAQRIATGDLTARARVAGKDEIAGLAREFNAMADRLAEYRQSSLGELLQAQQAAQATIDGLPDPVLILDLAGNLQNANGAAEALLRLGAGGSTAGPLAALDPALRAAVERVRAHVAAGLGPWQPRGFEDAVRLDGPDGTRWLLPRAAPLHAEGGGVSGAAVVLQDVTRLMRVDELKNDLVATVAHEFRTPLTSLRMAIHLCVEEAAGPVTEKQTDLLQAARQDCERLQGIVDDLLDLSRIQAGRVELVRRPVAPRTLLEDAATAARDAAEAAGVALQVRAEGLGVEVAADPDRLALVLSNLVSNALRHTPRGGRVTLGAASAGQAVRFEVADSGEGIPREWQERVFDRYFRVPGRRGGGVGLGLYLVRELVQAHGGEVGVESAPGEGSRFWFTVPLAAPGAGDGG; encoded by the coding sequence GTGACGCTCAAGGCCAAGCTGCTGGGCGCCCACGCCGTGCTGGCGGTGGCGCTGGCGCTGGTGGGTCTCATCGCCATCGGCAGCGTCCGCACGCTGGGGCACGCCACCGACGAGATCCTCAAGGACAACTACCGGAGCGTGCTGGCGGCCCAGCGCATGAAGGAGGCGGCCGAGCGGCTCGACCGCGCCGCCCTCTTCCGGGTGGCCGACCGGCCCGATCGGGCCGACGAGCAGGTGGCCCCCAACCGGGCAACCTTCGAGGCCGAGCTGGCCGTCCAGCAGGGCAACGTCACCGAGCGCGGCGAGGCGGACGCCACGGCGCGGCTGCGGCAGGCCTGGGACGCCTACCGGGAGGCCTCCCTCCGCTTCGAGGGCCTGGCTGGCCGCCCCGCGCTGGAGGCGGCCTACTTCGACGACATGGAGCCGCGGTTCCAGGGCGTCAAGGCCGCCGCCCAGGAGGTGCTCGATCTCAACCAGGACGCCATGGTGCGCCGCAGCGAGCGGGCCCGGGCCCAGGCCCGGAACCTCATCGCCCTGGTGGTGGCGGCCACCCTGGGGGGCCTCCTGGCCGGCACGCTGCTGGCCTCCGGCCTGACCGCGCGCATCGTCCGGCCGGTCACGGTCCTGGCGCTGGCGGCGCAGCGCATCGCCACGGGCGACCTCACGGCGCGGGCCCGGGTGGCCGGGAAGGACGAGATCGCCGGGCTGGCCCGGGAGTTCAACGCCATGGCCGACCGCCTGGCCGAGTACCGGCAGAGCAGCCTGGGCGAGCTGCTGCAGGCCCAGCAGGCGGCCCAGGCGACCATCGACGGCCTGCCCGACCCGGTGCTGATCCTGGACCTGGCGGGGAACCTGCAGAACGCCAACGGCGCTGCCGAGGCGCTGCTGCGCCTCGGGGCCGGGGGGTCGACCGCCGGGCCGCTGGCGGCGCTGGACCCGGCCCTGCGCGCCGCCGTGGAGCGGGTGCGGGCCCACGTGGCGGCCGGGCTGGGCCCCTGGCAGCCGCGCGGCTTCGAGGACGCGGTGCGGCTCGACGGGCCGGACGGCACCCGCTGGCTGCTGCCTCGCGCCGCCCCCCTCCACGCCGAGGGCGGCGGCGTGAGCGGGGCCGCGGTCGTCCTGCAGGACGTGACGCGCCTCATGCGGGTGGACGAGCTCAAGAACGACCTGGTGGCCACCGTGGCCCACGAGTTCCGCACCCCGCTCACCTCGCTGCGCATGGCCATCCACCTGTGCGTGGAGGAGGCGGCTGGCCCGGTCACCGAGAAGCAGACCGACCTGCTCCAGGCGGCGCGCCAGGACTGCGAGCGGCTCCAGGGCATCGTCGACGACCTCCTCGATCTCTCGCGCATCCAGGCCGGCCGGGTCGAGCTCGTGCGCCGCCCGGTGGCGCCGCGCACCCTGCTGGAGGACGCCGCCACCGCCGCCCGCGACGCCGCGGAGGCGGCCGGGGTGGCGCTCCAGGTGCGCGCCGAGGGGCTGGGCGTGGAGGTGGCGGCCGACCCCGACCGGCTGGCGCTGGTGCTCTCCAACCTGGTCTCCAACGCCCTGCGCCACACGCCCCGGGGCGGCCGCGTCACCCTCGGCGCCGCGTCGGCGGGCCAGGCGGTCCGCTTCGAGGTGGCCGACAGCGGCGAGGGCATCCCGCGGGAGTGGCAGGAGCGGGTCTTCGATCGCTACTTCCGGGTGCCGGGTCGCCGCGGCGGCGGCGTGGGCCTGGGGCTCTACCTGGTGCGGGAGCTGGTCCAGGCCCACGGCGGCGAGGTGGGGGTCGAGAGCGCGCCGGGCGAAGGGAGCCGGTTCTGGTTCACCGTGCCGCTGGCGGCGCCTGGCGCAGGGGACGGAGGCTGA
- a CDS encoding NADH-quinone oxidoreductase subunit N: MTDLLTLVDGNLSSAGFFRPELALTFGTMALFLVDLAWKKHPGRSGRLAASALLVLAVAAGLLAFQPVEARSLFNGMIANDGFATFFKWLFLAAGALTVMIAAPGTSFPPARLGEFYALLMAIVLGMFLMASATDLLMAYLAIELVSMTSYVLAGFRKGDRRAAEASLKYVIYGGVASGVMLFGMSYLYGLLRTTDLHLMASRIQDLQAAGLPEAATKLTLVVAVVFVTAGFGYKVASVPWHMWCPDVYEGAPTPFTAFLSVGPKAAGFALAIRFFYGALASPSGVLGGLPAAVGGVPWPAVVGVMSAATMTLGNLTALSQTNLKRLLAYSSIAHAGYALMGLSAATDLGAQAIMIYMAIYLVMNLGAFLVVILVAEATGSESILDYKGLARRHPLAATSMAIFLFSLTGLPPFAGFVGKWYLFYAVLERVPGPGGNWYAVLAIVGALNSAVSLYYYVRIVRAMFIDPPYDAEPAPIRAPALYSVLIGSAAVAMLVFGLWWTPVVDWTTSSLQMFHG, encoded by the coding sequence GTGACGGATCTCCTCACCCTCGTCGACGGCAACCTGAGCTCCGCGGGCTTCTTCCGGCCCGAGCTGGCCCTGACCTTCGGGACCATGGCGCTCTTCCTCGTCGATCTCGCCTGGAAGAAGCACCCGGGGCGCTCGGGGCGGCTGGCCGCCTCGGCGCTGCTGGTGCTGGCCGTGGCGGCCGGCCTGCTGGCCTTCCAGCCGGTCGAGGCGCGCTCGCTCTTCAACGGCATGATCGCCAACGACGGCTTCGCCACCTTCTTCAAGTGGCTCTTCCTGGCCGCCGGCGCCCTCACGGTCATGATCGCCGCCCCCGGCACCTCCTTCCCGCCGGCCCGCCTGGGCGAGTTCTACGCCCTGCTCATGGCCATCGTGCTGGGCATGTTCCTCATGGCCAGCGCCACCGACCTGCTGATGGCCTACCTGGCCATCGAGCTGGTCTCCATGACCAGCTACGTGCTGGCCGGGTTCCGCAAGGGCGATCGGCGCGCCGCCGAGGCCTCGCTGAAGTACGTCATCTACGGCGGCGTGGCCTCCGGGGTGATGCTCTTCGGCATGAGCTACCTGTACGGCCTGCTGCGCACCACCGACCTGCACCTGATGGCCTCGCGCATCCAGGACCTGCAGGCCGCCGGCCTGCCCGAGGCCGCCACCAAGCTGACCCTGGTGGTGGCGGTGGTCTTCGTCACCGCCGGCTTCGGCTACAAGGTGGCCTCGGTGCCCTGGCACATGTGGTGCCCGGACGTGTACGAGGGCGCCCCCACCCCCTTCACGGCCTTCCTCTCGGTGGGCCCCAAGGCCGCCGGCTTCGCGCTGGCCATCCGCTTCTTCTACGGCGCGCTGGCCAGCCCGTCCGGCGTCCTCGGCGGGCTGCCGGCGGCGGTGGGCGGGGTGCCCTGGCCGGCGGTGGTGGGCGTCATGTCGGCCGCCACCATGACGCTCGGCAACCTGACCGCGCTGTCGCAGACCAACCTGAAGCGCCTGCTGGCCTACTCCTCCATCGCGCACGCCGGCTACGCGCTCATGGGGCTCTCGGCCGCCACCGACCTGGGCGCCCAGGCCATCATGATCTACATGGCCATCTACCTGGTCATGAACCTGGGGGCCTTCCTGGTGGTCATCCTGGTGGCCGAGGCCACCGGCTCCGAGTCCATCCTGGACTACAAGGGGCTGGCCAGGCGCCACCCGCTGGCCGCCACCTCCATGGCCATCTTCCTCTTCTCGCTGACCGGCCTGCCGCCCTTCGCCGGCTTCGTGGGGAAGTGGTACCTGTTCTACGCCGTGCTGGAGCGGGTGCCCGGGCCCGGCGGCAACTGGTACGCCGTGCTGGCCATCGTGGGCGCGCTCAACAGCGCGGTCTCGCTCTACTACTACGTGCGGATCGTACGGGCCATGTTCATCGACCCGCCCTACGACGCCGAGCCCGCCCCCATCCGCGCGCCGGCGCTCTACAGCGTGCTCATCGGCAGCGCCGCCGTGGCCATGCTGGTGTTCGGCCTGTGGTGGACGCCGGTGGTGGACTGGACCACCAGCTCGCTGCAGATGTTCCACGGGTAG
- a CDS encoding universal stress protein: MTRPRATPEDFLELLERGKRGRLKLYLGYAAGVGKTYRMLEEAHALQARGVDAVAAFVETHGRAETAALLEGLEQVPRRRVEYRGVAVEELDLDAVLARRPSVALVDEIPHTNAPGSRHRKRHQDVEALLKAGIHVIGAMNVQHLDSLNDLIERVTGVRVRETVPDAFLELADQVVNLDLAVEDLLDRLQRGKIYAPEKVAWAVEHFFRGGNLSTLRELALREVAQTLERTARAAEPETGSSRLAAGRLLVCLSSHPPRGAALLRRASRMAGRLATDWFAVYVETPREAADRIDAESQRHLLDNLERARELGAEVIRLKGKDPAAALLDFARSHRVSDVMVGRSSQPWWRRALGRSLPQRLVDEADDLDVHIVALDVEEERA, from the coding sequence ATGACCCGCCCCCGCGCCACCCCCGAGGACTTCCTCGAGCTGCTGGAGCGCGGCAAGCGCGGCCGGCTCAAGCTCTACCTGGGGTACGCCGCGGGGGTCGGCAAGACCTACCGGATGCTGGAGGAGGCCCACGCCCTCCAGGCCCGGGGCGTGGACGCGGTGGCGGCCTTCGTGGAGACGCACGGCCGCGCCGAGACGGCCGCCCTGCTCGAGGGGCTGGAGCAGGTGCCGCGCCGGCGGGTGGAGTACCGCGGCGTGGCGGTGGAGGAGCTGGACCTCGACGCCGTCCTGGCCCGCCGCCCGTCCGTCGCGCTGGTGGACGAGATCCCCCACACCAACGCGCCAGGCTCGCGCCACCGCAAGCGCCACCAGGACGTCGAGGCGCTGCTCAAGGCCGGCATCCACGTCATCGGCGCCATGAACGTGCAGCACCTCGACAGCCTGAACGACCTCATCGAGCGGGTCACCGGCGTGCGGGTGCGCGAGACGGTGCCGGACGCCTTCCTGGAGCTGGCGGACCAGGTGGTGAACCTGGACCTGGCGGTCGAGGACCTGCTCGACCGCCTGCAGCGCGGAAAGATCTACGCCCCCGAGAAGGTGGCCTGGGCGGTGGAGCACTTCTTCAGGGGCGGGAACCTGTCCACCCTGCGCGAGCTGGCCCTGCGGGAGGTGGCCCAGACGCTGGAGCGGACCGCCCGGGCGGCCGAGCCGGAGACCGGCTCGTCGCGCCTGGCGGCGGGGCGGCTCCTGGTGTGCCTCTCCTCCCACCCGCCGCGCGGCGCCGCCCTGCTCCGGCGGGCCTCCCGCATGGCCGGGCGCCTGGCCACCGACTGGTTCGCCGTCTACGTGGAGACGCCCCGAGAGGCGGCCGACCGGATCGACGCCGAGAGCCAGCGCCACCTGCTCGACAACCTGGAGCGGGCCCGCGAGCTCGGGGCCGAGGTGATCCGCCTGAAGGGGAAGGACCCGGCCGCGGCGCTCCTCGACTTCGCCCGCTCCCACCGCGTCAGCGACGTCATGGTGGGACGCTCCAGCCAGCCCTGGTGGCGCCGCGCGCTCGGCCGGTCGCTGCCGCAGCGGCTGGTGGACGAGGCCGACGACCTCGACGTGCACATCGTGGCCCTCGACGTCGAGGAGGAGCGGGCGTGA